In Nitrospira sp., a single genomic region encodes these proteins:
- a CDS encoding MBL fold metallo-hydrolase, giving the protein MAQVTEIAPDMFRITTFVEPFDMQFSQFLVRDEEPLLFHTGPRALFPGVREAVASLIDPAAVRWIGFSHFEADKCGTLPEWQGLASEATAVCSMVGKLVSVDDCLAIRPARGMGEGEVLSTGKYRFRFLSTPHVPHCWEAGLLFEEGNRTLFCSDLFHQGGNVEPVAGSDLLERCRRILVEYQRGPLANYIPYSTLTEPTLHRLAELRPKTLAAMHGSAFVGDGAGALRELAALWKDVLTIP; this is encoded by the coding sequence ATGGCTCAGGTAACCGAGATCGCTCCGGACATGTTCCGGATCACAACATTCGTTGAGCCCTTCGACATGCAGTTCAGTCAATTTCTTGTTCGGGATGAGGAACCGCTGCTGTTTCATACAGGACCTCGAGCCTTGTTCCCTGGGGTCAGGGAGGCGGTCGCCTCGCTGATCGATCCGGCTGCGGTTCGTTGGATCGGCTTCAGCCATTTCGAGGCAGACAAGTGCGGAACGTTGCCGGAATGGCAGGGGTTGGCTTCAGAAGCAACCGCGGTGTGCAGCATGGTCGGCAAGTTGGTCAGCGTCGATGACTGCCTCGCCATCAGGCCGGCGAGAGGCATGGGCGAGGGGGAGGTGCTCAGCACCGGGAAGTATCGATTCCGCTTCCTCAGCACGCCCCATGTTCCACATTGTTGGGAAGCGGGCCTCCTGTTCGAAGAAGGCAATCGAACGCTCTTCTGCTCCGATCTTTTTCATCAGGGCGGCAACGTGGAGCCGGTGGCTGGCTCGGATTTGCTCGAGCGTTGCCGAAGGATCTTGGTCGAGTATCAGCGGGGACCTCTGGCGAACTACATTCCGTATTCGACATTGACGGAACCGACGCTGCACCGGTTGGCCGAACTCAGGCCCAAGACACTGGCGGCCATGCACGGCTCGGCATTCGTGGGTGACGGCGCCGGGGCATTGCGGGAACTGGCCGCGTTATGGAAGGACGTGCTCACGATACCCTGA
- a CDS encoding aldo/keto reductase: protein MPFEVARGWHASQHMMENRDDTLTAYNGVPVPSFMYGTAWKRDATAQLVITAVQAGFQAIDTANQLIHYDEARVGNALVSLAEQGVAREHLFVQTKFTPLNGQDHRTPYDPRAGVGVQVEQSFERSLGHLHTDYVDSYVLHGPYGRRGLGAEDWEVWAAFERLYEAKKTRMIGISNVTGEQLALLCAQARIKPMVVQNRCYAALGWDRAVRKVCQAQHILYQGFSLLTANREVFVDPDIRAMAGRYGMGLAQLVFRFAMQIGMLPLTGTTNPQHMRDDLACRDFALAEADLRLIESIGHR, encoded by the coding sequence ATGCCATTCGAGGTAGCGCGCGGATGGCATGCGAGCCAACACATGATGGAAAACCGCGACGACACCCTCACCGCATACAACGGCGTGCCGGTACCGTCGTTTATGTACGGCACCGCGTGGAAGAGGGATGCCACCGCTCAACTCGTCATAACGGCGGTGCAAGCCGGTTTTCAGGCGATCGATACAGCCAATCAACTGATTCACTATGATGAAGCGCGGGTAGGGAACGCGTTGGTCAGCTTGGCCGAGCAGGGTGTAGCTCGCGAACACCTGTTCGTCCAGACGAAGTTCACTCCCCTCAACGGCCAGGACCATCGTACGCCCTATGATCCGCGTGCCGGGGTGGGTGTGCAGGTGGAACAATCCTTCGAACGTTCGCTGGGACACTTGCACACTGATTACGTGGATTCGTATGTCCTTCACGGCCCTTACGGCAGGCGTGGGCTTGGGGCCGAGGATTGGGAGGTCTGGGCGGCATTCGAGCGGCTGTACGAAGCCAAGAAAACCAGAATGATCGGAATCAGCAACGTGACGGGCGAGCAACTTGCTTTGTTGTGCGCACAAGCCAGGATCAAGCCAATGGTGGTTCAAAACCGCTGCTATGCGGCGCTCGGCTGGGATCGGGCAGTGCGCAAGGTTTGTCAGGCCCAGCACATTCTCTACCAAGGCTTTTCGCTGTTAACGGCCAATCGCGAAGTCTTTGTCGATCCGGATATCAGGGCGATGGCGGGGCGTTACGGTATGGGTTTGGCCCAGCTGGTGTTTCGATTTGCCATGCAGATTGGGATGTTGCCACTGACGGGCACGACCAACCCCCAGCATATGAGAGACGACCTTGCCTGCCGGGATTTTGCGTTGGCCGAAGCGGATCTCCGGCTGATCGAATCCATCGGACATCGCTAG